In a genomic window of Spodoptera frugiperda isolate SF20-4 chromosome 18, AGI-APGP_CSIRO_Sfru_2.0, whole genome shotgun sequence:
- the LOC126911679 gene encoding uncharacterized protein LOC126911679 gives MKKTPSGSAAPKYKKYIYYDELSFLAPTVENEVDESLNETIPSPSLPLANIDNTLDSRVSSEHSQDSDIFTQQVFSNTQQGEQNDRGVDSPSSQIPWLEKRKRRAPKTNPESSPFEKELLTLLSNQTPDVAADDLAFFASLGPILKSFDVGQKLEFRSRVLREATNIRN, from the coding sequence ATGAAAAAAACGCCTTCTGGAAGTGCTGCACCAAAATACAAAAAGTACATTTATTATGACGAATTAAGCTTCCTAGCTCCAACAGTTGAGAATGAAGTTGATGAATCACTCAATGAAACCATACCCTCCCCTTCCCTTCCCTTAGCAAATATAGATAACACATTGGATAGTAGGGTATCTTCAGAACACTCTCAAGATTCTGATATATTCACGCAGCAAGTTTTTTCAAACACTCAGCAGGGTGAGCAGAATGACCGTGGTGTTGATTCACCATCATCACAAATACCTTGGCTGGAAAAGAGAAAAAGAAGGGCCCCGAAAACAAATCCAGAAAGTTCTCCTTttgaaaaagaattattaactttattaagTAATCAAACACCAGATGTTGCCGCAGACGACCTGGCTTTTTTTGCTTCTTTAGGtccaattttaaaaagttttgatgTAGGACAAAAGCTGGAGTTTAGATCGAGAGTGCTGCGCGAAGCCACGAATATTCGAAATTAG
- the LOC118278192 gene encoding transposable element Tc3 transposase, which yields MLRLHREDPQFFNKVLWSDESNFRRMGIFNIHNLHYYSRVNPHIIRNDRFQHQFGINMWAGIIDQKLVLHEMPPRLNGAAYLNFLQNNLNPILDEAEVPEEIREEMWLQQDGAPPHYARAVRQHLNDRFPDRWIGRGGAIAWPPRSPDLNPLDFFIWGYFKEVVYQRENNTEQELRQKLESAKVQIMNNRGAFRRLGLVHAKKKRRAYLRIRVVTRK from the coding sequence ATGTTAAGACTACACAGAGAGGATCCGCAGTTTTTCAACAAAGTGTTATGGTCGGATGAATCAAATTTTAGAAGAATGGGAATTTTTAACATTCATAACTTACACTACTACTCCAGAGTGAACCCACATATCATCAGAAATGATCGATTCCAGCATCAGTTTGGTATAAACATGTGGGCTGGTATCATTGATCAGAAGCTGGTGCTACACGAAATGCCACCAAGGTTGAACGGTGCAGcgtatttaaattttttacaaaataatttgaacCCGATACTCGACGAAGCTGAAGTTCCGGAAGAAATAAGAGAAGAGATGTGGCTGCAACAGGACGGCGCCCCGCCTCATTACGCTCGAGCAGTTCGACAACACCTGAATGACCGCTTCCCCGACCGGTGGATTGGTCGAGGCGGAGCTATTGCATGGCCACCCCGGTCGCCCGACCTTAATCCGTTAGACTTTTTTATTTGGGGCTATTTCAAGGAAGTGGTATACCAAAGAGAGAACAACACTGAACAAGAATTACGACAAAAGCTCGAGTCTGCAAAAGTACAAATTATGAATAACAGAGGTGCCTTCCGCCGATTAGGGCTTGTACACGCTAAGAAAAAACGCCGGGCATACCTAAGAATTCGTGTCGTAACTAGAAAATAA
- the LOC126911729 gene encoding uncharacterized protein LOC126911729 translates to MKMSRHVLSTHEIADALEDFDDDEDLQGLDIYIDPPCDGTMSDGDSGEEDCDSINRLNRHQLLAPAEMVLRQREEHDEENRTIDEVLVSPSTSSQYLETLTPAAGPSSNRSRRSRHVETRADGTSSERS, encoded by the exons Atgaaaat GTCTCGTCACGTACTCTCGACACATGAAATAGCCGATGCCCTGGAGGATTTCGATGACGATGAAGATCTTCAGGGCCTTGATATTTATATCGATCCGCCTTGTGATGGTACCATGTCGGATGGCGATTCAGGTGAAGAAGATTGTGATAGCATAAATCGATTGAACCGTCATCAATTACTTGCTCCGGCGGAGATGGTGTTACGACAACGTGAAGAACATGATGAAGAAAACAGAACTATCGATGAGGTATTAGTCAGTCCTAGTACTAGTTCTCAATACCTAGAAACCCTTACACCGGCAGCAGGACCCAGCTCAAACAGGTCACGACGTTCTCGTCATGTTGAAACCCGGGCTGATGGAACTTCTTCAGAACGTAGTTAG
- the LOC118277323 gene encoding uncharacterized protein LOC118277323, translating to MSQTNIDPELLITLIEIRPILWDKTLENYKDNNLRTAAWREVCIVLREDFQELEEKERQSYAKMVVKKWNQIRDSWKRSLNAKKKINKSGSAAVNTKKYCYHDQLLFLKKNMDPAETQDSGGNKAADIEEGDTENPIQNEESENEPIIGSPGQGNPAGGAKRLKRSVLPRQRLSVMDQKMASFIDHQMKSQPNTQNEDRNLSFFKSLLPTLASLNDDQILQFQAGVISLLQNIKSRNFNQWSSQQPSTFNNSYQSAGYFTPHYSVQSSPSAQSVESQSSDFPDFTNI from the exons ATGTCGCAAACAAATATTGATCCCGAACTTCTTATTACACTAATTGAAATTAGGCCTATATTATGGGATAAAACGCTGgaaaattataaagataacaACTTGCGAACTGCAGCATGGCGCGAAGTTTGCATTGTTTTGAGAGAAGACTTTCAAGAACTTGAGGAAAAAGAAAGACAAAGCTATg ctAAAATGGTCGTTAAAAAATGGAATCAGATAAGAGACAGCTGGAAGAGGAGTTTAAAtgcgaaaaagaaaataaataaatctggaTCTGCTGCAgttaataccaaaaaatactGTTATCACGACcagttgttgtttttaaaaaaaaatatggatccGGCTGAAACACAAGACAGTGGCGGTAACAAAGCTGCAGATATTGAAGAGGGTGATACGGAAAATCCTATCCAAAATGAAGAAAGTGAAAATGAACCTATTATCGGAAGTCCAGGACAAGGAAATCCTGCAGGTGGTGCTAAACGACTTAAGAGAAGTGTACTACCAAGGCAGAGACTTTCTGTAATGGATCAAAAAATGGCGAGTTTCATTGATCACCAGATGAAAAGTCAGCCGAATACGCAGAATGAAGATCGTAACTTGtcattttttaaaagtttacTTCCTACACTAGCTTCACTCAACGATGatcaaatattacaatttcaagcaggtgttataagtttgttgcaaaatataaaaagccGCAATTTTAACCAATGGTCCTCTCAACAACCATCTACTTTTAACAACTCTTATCAATCAGCAGGTTATTTCACACCGCATTACAGCGTTCAGTCATCGCCATCTGCACAATCAGTTGAATCGCAGAGCTCTGATTTTCCGGATTTcactaatatttaa